In one window of Helianthus annuus cultivar XRQ/B chromosome 17, HanXRQr2.0-SUNRISE, whole genome shotgun sequence DNA:
- the LOC110924999 gene encoding uncharacterized protein LOC110924999: MTDKGNDEAVPRVTEQMREVIAEEVGKAIENSLSGFIDKIQTTVLSVVDERIKKLEDNASSNKEKLVERKGCSYKEFMACKPPLYNGEVDPIVCQRWLSDIEGVFERTHCDANDFVAYGTGQLRGQAKDWWDNKKKEIGSEEAKAMTWDEFKVPFLKHHSPKAVINRIKEEFIQLRQKGESIDKITGTFLDKLRFCDELVTTEEQKFMTPSKYETLTEIINAAREIEIELKKQIERGERRTQVVNPSPTKKARVSDSSKKQEGKSSTPSCKVCGKGHKGECRFKDKPCPICGKTGHTAVLCPGKVSVCYKCYQPGHKKSECPELSGKKEDKGAHTEAPKAKARSFQLTAVEAKTEPDVVSDDEEYPIDLIPMSMGEFQVVVGMDWLSRHNAKVMCFRKEIKLKSPSGKSIIIRGEKEGKPVMCSMIKAYKLMKHGCRAFMIYANEPNKGSLRIEDMPVVREYADVFPEDLPGVPPKREIESSRQRLYSPECVTVGRAGVVR; this comes from the exons aTGACGGATAAAGGAAATGACgaagcggtgccaagagtcaccgaacaaatgagagaagtgattgctgAAGAGGTAGGAAAAGCAATCGAGAACAGTTTGTCGGGTTTCATCGATAAAATCCAAACCACGGTGTTATCAGTGGTGGATGAAAGGataaagaaattggaggataatgcAAGTTCAAACAAGGAGAAATTGGTAGAGCGTAAGGGTTGCTCGTACAAAGAATTTATGGCATGCAAACCACCACTCTACAACGGAGAAGTGGATCCGATAGTGTGTCAAAGGTGGTTAAGTGATATAGAGGGGGTATTTGAGAGAACCCACTGTGACGCAAATGACTTCGTGGCGTATGGCACGGGTCAACTGAGAGGAcaagcaaaagactggtgggataataagaaaaaggaaatCGGTAGTGAAGAAGCGAAAGCGATGACATGGGATGAGTTTAAGGTACCCTTCCTTAAACATCACAGTCCCAAGGCGGTTATTAATCGAATCAAAGAGGAATTTATCCAGCTTAGGCAGAAGGGCGAGTCCATTGATAAAATCACGGGAACTTTTCTTGACAAATTAAGGTTCTGTGATGAATTGGTGACGACCGAAGAGCAGAag ttcatgactccctcaaAATACGAAACCCTCACCGAAATCATCAACGCCGCTCGGGAAATAGAGATAGAGTTGAAGAAACAAATAGAGAGGGGTGAAAGAAGGACGCAAGTGGTTAATCCAAGTCCCACGAAAAAGGCACGCGTGAGTGACTCGTcaaagaagcaagaaggaaaGAGTAGCACGCCAAGCTGTAAAGTGTGTGGGAAAGGGCACAAGGGTGAGTGCCGGTTTAAGGACAAGCCGTGTCCTATATGCGGGAAGACAGGGCACACGGCTGTATTGTGCCCGGGGAAAGTTTCGGTATGCTACAAATGCTATCAGCCGGGTCACAAGAAATCCGAGTGTCCGGAATTGTCCGGAAAGAAGGAAGACAAGGGTGCGCACACTGAAGCACCAAAAGCAAAAGCTAGATCTTTCCAGCTAACGGCAGTGGAGGCGAAAACggaacccgatgtggtctcag ATGATGAGGAATACCCGATAGATTTAATTCCTATGTCCATGGGAGAGTTCCaagtagtggtcggaatggattggctatcccgacaTAATGCGAAAGTCATGTGTTTCCGCAAGGAGATAAAACTAAAATCTCCAAGTGGAAAATCGATTATCATACGTGGTGAGAAGGAAGGAAAACCGGTTATGTGCTCGATGATAAAAGCTTACAAGCTCATGAAGCACGGATGTAGAGCATTCATGATATACGCGAATGAACCAAATAAAGGATCGTTAAGGATTGAAGACATGCCTGTAGTGCGCGAATACGCCGATGTGTTCCCGGAAGACCTACCGGGAGTACCACCGAAACGGGAgataga ATCTTCTcgacaaaggctttattcgcccgagtgTGTCACCGTGGGGCGCGCCGGTGTTGTtcgttaa